In Burkholderia sp. HI2500, one DNA window encodes the following:
- a CDS encoding glutamate synthase subunit beta, which translates to MGKATGFLEFERRHEAYEAPLTRVKHYKEFVAALTDADAKVQGARCMDCGIPFCNNGCPVNNIIPDFNDLVYRQDWQQAIEVLHSTNNFPEFTGRICPAPCEAACTLGINDDPVGIKSIEHAIIDKAWAEGWVKPLPAEHKTGKKVAVVGSGPAGLAAAQQLARAGHDVTVFEKNDRVGGLLRYGIPDFKLEKWLIDRRMRQMEAEGVTFRTSVFIGKDPLPESIGSLAKETISPETLKEEFDAVVIAGGSETPRDLPVPGRELAGVHYAMDFLPQQNRVNAGDKLVDQLLAKGKHVIVIGGGDTGSDCVGTSNRHGAKQVTQFELLPQPPEEENKPLVWPYWPIKLRTSSSHEEGCERDWAVATKRLEGKNGKVEKLIAVRVEWKDGKMQEVPGSEFEMKADLVLLAMGFTQPAAPVLEAFGVAKDARGNARAATEGDRSYYTSVDKVFAAGDMRRGQSLVVWAIREGRQCARSVDAYLMGHSNLPR; encoded by the coding sequence ATGGGCAAGGCAACCGGTTTTCTGGAGTTCGAACGCCGCCACGAGGCGTACGAAGCACCGCTCACGCGCGTGAAGCACTACAAGGAATTCGTCGCGGCACTGACCGACGCGGACGCGAAGGTCCAGGGCGCGCGCTGCATGGATTGCGGCATCCCGTTCTGCAACAACGGCTGCCCGGTCAACAACATCATTCCGGACTTCAACGATCTCGTTTACCGCCAGGACTGGCAGCAGGCGATCGAAGTCCTGCACTCGACCAACAACTTCCCGGAATTCACGGGCCGCATCTGCCCGGCGCCGTGCGAAGCCGCATGCACGCTCGGGATCAACGACGATCCGGTCGGCATCAAGTCGATCGAGCACGCGATCATCGACAAGGCCTGGGCGGAAGGCTGGGTGAAGCCGCTGCCGGCCGAGCACAAGACGGGCAAGAAGGTCGCGGTCGTCGGTTCGGGCCCCGCGGGCCTCGCCGCCGCGCAGCAGCTCGCGCGCGCGGGCCACGACGTGACGGTGTTCGAGAAGAACGACCGCGTCGGCGGCCTGCTGCGCTACGGGATTCCCGACTTCAAGCTCGAGAAGTGGCTGATCGACCGCCGCATGCGCCAGATGGAAGCGGAAGGCGTGACGTTCCGCACCAGCGTGTTCATCGGCAAGGATCCGCTGCCCGAGTCGATCGGCAGCCTCGCGAAGGAAACCATCTCGCCGGAAACCCTGAAGGAAGAGTTCGACGCGGTCGTGATCGCGGGCGGGTCGGAAACGCCGCGCGACCTGCCGGTGCCGGGCCGCGAACTCGCGGGTGTGCATTACGCGATGGACTTCCTGCCGCAGCAGAACCGCGTGAACGCGGGCGACAAGCTCGTCGACCAGCTGCTCGCGAAGGGCAAGCACGTGATCGTGATCGGTGGTGGCGACACGGGTTCGGACTGCGTCGGCACGTCGAACCGTCACGGCGCGAAGCAGGTCACGCAGTTCGAGCTGCTGCCGCAGCCGCCGGAAGAGGAAAACAAGCCGCTCGTATGGCCGTACTGGCCGATCAAGCTGCGCACATCGTCGTCGCACGAGGAAGGTTGCGAGCGCGACTGGGCCGTCGCGACGAAGCGTCTCGAAGGCAAGAACGGCAAGGTCGAGAAGCTGATCGCGGTGCGCGTCGAGTGGAAGGACGGCAAGATGCAGGAAGTGCCGGGTTCCGAGTTCGAAATGAAGGCCGACCTCGTGCTGCTCGCGATGGGCTTCACGCAGCCGGCAGCCCCCGTGCTCGAGGCATTCGGCGTCGCGAAGGATGCGCGCGGCAACGCGCGTGCGGCAACCGAAGGTGATCGTTCGTACTACACGTCGGTCGACAAGGTGTTCGCGGCGGGCGACATGCGCCGCGGCCAGTCGCTCGTGGTGTGGGCGATCCGCGAAGGCCGCCAGTGCGCACGCTCGGTCGATGCGTACCTGATGGGGCATTCGAACCTGCCGCGATAA
- a CDS encoding phytanoyl-CoA dioxygenase family protein, with product MRGTLPLAAMRDMVTSLVQAGIPPVFAFVCDEFWLTYWRLHRIVQAALGADTYLLMPDFWVWHLRANAGQAGWSMHRDAGARSLLPDGRAGALSLWIPLTPVDSSTGCVMLLPKHRDPDYGTDRVSQAEFDVRDIRTLPGLAGDLMMWSQAVLHWGSRGSPLSDLPRISMSMGVQVDSLGPLNPPLLKSDVLPDAGLRLELIAK from the coding sequence GTGCGGGGCACCCTTCCGCTCGCGGCGATGCGCGACATGGTGACGAGCCTCGTGCAGGCCGGCATTCCGCCGGTGTTCGCGTTCGTGTGCGACGAATTCTGGCTCACGTACTGGCGGTTGCACCGGATCGTCCAGGCGGCGCTGGGTGCCGACACCTACCTGTTGATGCCGGATTTCTGGGTATGGCACCTCCGCGCGAACGCGGGGCAGGCCGGCTGGAGCATGCATCGCGATGCGGGGGCGAGATCGCTGCTGCCGGACGGGCGCGCCGGCGCGCTGTCGCTGTGGATCCCGCTGACGCCCGTCGATTCGTCCACCGGTTGCGTGATGCTGCTGCCGAAGCATCGCGATCCCGACTATGGAACGGATCGCGTGTCGCAGGCCGAATTCGACGTGCGGGACATCCGCACGCTTCCCGGGCTCGCCGGCGACCTGATGATGTGGAGCCAGGCCGTGCTGCACTGGGGCAGCCGCGGCAGCCCGCTGTCGGACCTGCCGCGGATCAGCATGTCGATGGGCGTGCAGGTCGACAGCCTGGGCCCGCTGAATCCGCCGCTGCTGAAATCCGACGTGTTGCCGGATGCCGGATTGCGGCTCGAACTGATCGCCAAGTAG
- a CDS encoding alanine/glycine:cation symporter family protein: MEALVQGLIDAVNGVLWNYVLIALLLGVGLWFTLRFRMIQLKALLLSVKLVGSKGEPGSISSFQAFATGLASRVGTGNIAGVAVALTVGGPGAIFWMWMTALVGMSSAFVEATLAQIFKVSHPDGSYRGGPAYYIQTGLRSRGFGVLFSLSLILAFGFVFNAVQANAIADAFDTSFGWSRATVGLGLVLLTAPIIFGGIRRIAAVAQVIVPLMAIGYLALAVYAVATHIALVPGVIALIVKSAFGLEQAAGGLTGYAVSQAVAMGVKRGLFSNEAGMGSAPNAAATASTRHPVVQGLIQMLGVFVDTIVICSATAFVILLSGQYELGTGMEGAALTQRSIASHVGDWGGIYMAFAIFFFAYSSVIGNYAYAEGNVEFITKRRGVLPLFRVAVLAMVMFGSVGQLPLVWAMADTSMGLMAIINLIAILALGKYAHAAWRDYRRQRAAGVADPVFTRNTIPELANVLPTDVWGEHGPLPQRPAAADPARAPRAVASES, from the coding sequence ATGGAAGCACTCGTGCAAGGGCTGATCGACGCCGTCAACGGCGTGTTGTGGAACTACGTGCTGATCGCGCTGCTGCTCGGCGTGGGCCTGTGGTTCACGCTGCGGTTCCGGATGATCCAGCTGAAGGCGCTGTTGCTCAGCGTGAAGCTGGTCGGCAGCAAGGGCGAGCCGGGCAGCATCTCGTCGTTCCAGGCGTTCGCGACCGGGCTCGCGAGCCGCGTCGGCACCGGCAACATCGCCGGCGTCGCGGTCGCGCTGACCGTCGGCGGGCCGGGCGCGATCTTCTGGATGTGGATGACGGCGCTGGTCGGGATGTCGTCCGCGTTCGTCGAGGCGACGCTCGCGCAGATCTTCAAGGTGTCGCATCCGGACGGCAGCTATCGCGGCGGCCCCGCGTACTACATCCAGACGGGCCTGCGCTCGCGCGGCTTCGGCGTGCTGTTCTCGCTGTCGCTGATCCTTGCGTTCGGCTTCGTGTTCAATGCGGTGCAGGCCAACGCGATCGCCGATGCGTTCGACACGTCGTTCGGCTGGAGCCGCGCGACGGTCGGTCTCGGGCTCGTGCTGCTGACCGCGCCGATCATCTTCGGCGGGATTCGCCGGATCGCGGCGGTTGCGCAGGTGATCGTGCCGCTGATGGCGATCGGCTACCTCGCGCTGGCGGTCTATGCGGTCGCGACGCATATTGCGCTGGTGCCGGGCGTGATCGCGCTGATCGTGAAGAGCGCGTTCGGTCTCGAACAGGCGGCGGGTGGCCTGACGGGCTATGCGGTCAGCCAGGCGGTCGCGATGGGCGTGAAGCGCGGGCTGTTCTCGAACGAGGCCGGCATGGGCAGCGCGCCGAATGCGGCGGCAACGGCCAGCACGCGGCATCCGGTCGTGCAGGGGCTGATCCAGATGCTCGGCGTGTTCGTCGACACGATCGTGATCTGCAGCGCGACCGCCTTCGTGATCCTGCTGTCGGGCCAGTACGAACTCGGCACCGGCATGGAAGGCGCGGCGCTCACGCAGCGCTCGATCGCGAGCCACGTCGGCGACTGGGGCGGCATCTACATGGCGTTCGCGATCTTCTTCTTCGCGTACTCGTCGGTGATCGGCAACTACGCGTATGCGGAAGGCAACGTCGAGTTCATCACGAAGCGGCGCGGCGTGCTGCCGCTGTTCCGCGTCGCGGTGCTCGCGATGGTGATGTTCGGCAGCGTCGGGCAACTGCCGCTCGTGTGGGCGATGGCCGATACGAGCATGGGGCTGATGGCGATCATCAACCTGATCGCGATCCTCGCGCTCGGCAAGTACGCGCACGCGGCCTGGCGCGACTATCGCCGCCAGCGCGCGGCAGGCGTGGCCGATCCGGTGTTCACGCGCAACACGATTCCGGAGCTCGCGAACGTGCTGCCGACCGACGTGTGGGGCGAGCATGGCCCGCTGCCGCAACGTCCGGCCGCGGCTGATCCGGCGCGCGCGCCGCGCGCGGTGGCGAGCGAGTCATGA
- the thpR gene encoding RNA 2',3'-cyclic phosphodiesterase yields the protein MNGDRLRVFVALMPDAASRDALHALPVTRGARRPLPAQLHVTLAFVGAIERACCDALAACLPALAAAHALPLMPVERIAWWPSLPRARLIVAELAAEPACAALNVALSAKLRELGVPADRRPFRPHVTLARLPHDAVGQPAHGGAVKRPVALRFDALTLFESRLSHEGVSHRPIVSAPIARADGEAGGQAAQ from the coding sequence ATGAACGGCGACCGGCTGCGCGTGTTCGTCGCGCTGATGCCCGATGCGGCATCGCGCGACGCGCTGCACGCGTTGCCGGTTACCCGGGGCGCGCGGCGTCCGCTGCCCGCGCAACTGCATGTGACGCTCGCGTTCGTCGGCGCGATCGAACGGGCGTGTTGCGACGCGCTGGCCGCGTGCCTGCCGGCGCTCGCGGCCGCGCACGCACTGCCGTTGATGCCGGTCGAACGGATCGCGTGGTGGCCGAGCCTGCCGCGCGCGCGGCTGATCGTCGCCGAGCTGGCGGCCGAACCGGCGTGCGCGGCGTTGAATGTCGCGCTGTCGGCGAAGCTGCGCGAACTCGGCGTGCCGGCTGACCGGCGGCCGTTCCGCCCGCACGTGACGCTCGCGCGGCTGCCGCACGATGCGGTCGGGCAGCCGGCGCACGGCGGTGCGGTGAAGCGGCCGGTCGCGCTGCGGTTCGACGCGCTCACGCTGTTCGAAAGCCGGCTGTCGCACGAAGGCGTGTCGCATCGGCCGATCGTGTCGGCGCCGATTGCGCGGGCGGACGGTGAGGCGGGCGGCCAGGCGGCGCAGTGA
- a CDS encoding D-amino acid dehydrogenase — protein MHVIVLGAGVIGVTTAWHLREAGCDVTVIEREADVAQATSLGNAGVIAPGYVTPWAAPGMPGKILKYLFKPASPLIFRPTLDAAQWRWIARWLRECEFERFRVNKQRMQRIAYYSRACLHAFRDRHPFDYGASRGYLQLLRCAFDVEMVQPALKVLRDAGIAFRELDAAGCTAIEPGLRWARQAPVGGIYLPDDEAGDCARFTRELRALCEASGVTFRFRTEVRALDVEAGRVRGVRIVGTGDEDGGPNPRASNPGGQHRDVRLAADAIVVALGVDSAGLLRPHGIDVPLYPVKGYSATLAVVDDEKSPHAALMDESLKTAITRFGPTLRVAGTAELGNRHAALRQQALDTLMKVLDDWFPHAADRASARFWVGRRPMTPDGPPLLGASGIDGLWLNVGHGSTGWAMSMGSGKVVADLVTGREPEIDLSGLTLARYVR, from the coding sequence ATGCATGTGATCGTTCTCGGCGCCGGCGTGATCGGCGTCACCACGGCCTGGCACCTGCGCGAAGCAGGCTGCGACGTCACCGTGATCGAACGCGAAGCCGATGTCGCGCAGGCGACGAGCCTCGGCAACGCGGGCGTGATCGCCCCCGGCTACGTGACGCCGTGGGCCGCGCCCGGGATGCCCGGCAAGATCCTCAAGTACCTGTTCAAGCCCGCTTCGCCGCTGATCTTCCGGCCGACGCTCGACGCCGCGCAGTGGCGCTGGATCGCGCGCTGGCTGCGCGAATGCGAATTCGAGCGGTTCCGCGTGAACAAGCAGCGGATGCAACGCATCGCGTATTACAGCCGCGCGTGCCTGCACGCGTTTCGCGACCGCCATCCGTTCGACTACGGCGCGAGCCGCGGCTATCTGCAACTGCTGCGCTGCGCGTTCGACGTCGAGATGGTGCAGCCCGCGTTGAAGGTGCTGCGCGACGCCGGCATCGCGTTCCGCGAACTCGACGCGGCCGGCTGCACGGCGATCGAACCGGGCCTGCGCTGGGCGCGGCAGGCGCCCGTCGGCGGCATCTACCTGCCCGACGACGAAGCCGGCGACTGCGCACGCTTCACGCGCGAACTGCGGGCACTGTGCGAAGCCAGCGGCGTGACGTTCCGCTTTCGCACGGAAGTGCGGGCGCTCGACGTTGAAGCCGGCCGGGTGCGCGGCGTGCGGATCGTCGGCACCGGCGACGAGGATGGCGGACCGAATCCGCGCGCATCGAACCCCGGCGGCCAGCACCGCGACGTGCGGCTCGCCGCCGATGCGATCGTCGTCGCGCTCGGTGTCGACAGCGCCGGCCTGCTGCGGCCGCATGGCATCGACGTACCGCTGTATCCGGTGAAGGGCTACTCGGCGACGCTCGCCGTCGTCGACGACGAAAAATCGCCACACGCCGCGCTGATGGACGAATCGCTGAAGACGGCGATCACGCGTTTCGGCCCGACGCTGCGCGTCGCGGGTACCGCGGAACTCGGCAACCGGCACGCCGCGCTGCGCCAGCAGGCGCTCGATACGCTGATGAAGGTGCTCGACGACTGGTTCCCGCACGCGGCCGATCGGGCGTCGGCGCGCTTCTGGGTCGGCCGCCGGCCGATGACGCCCGACGGGCCGCCGCTGCTGGGCGCGAGCGGGATCGACGGACTCTGGCTGAACGTCGGCCACGGCTCGACGGGCTGGGCGATGTCGATGGGTTCGGGGAAGGTGGTGGCGGATCTCGTCACGGGGCGAGAACCGGAGATCGATCTGTCGGGGTTGACGCTCGCGCGCTACGTCCGGTAG
- a CDS encoding MFS transporter, with protein MQAFQWFNELSTRERRTLYAGFGGYAVDAFDFMIYSFLIPTLIATWGMTKSEAGMIATSSLISSALGGWVAGILADRYGRVRVLQWTIATFALFTCLSGFTHSFWQLLATRTLQGFGFGGEWSVVTIMMAETIRSPEHRGKAVGTVQSSWSFGWGAAAVLYWAFFALLPEQVAWRACFWIGILPALWILYIRRNVSDPDIYTATRRARDEGRVSGHFLEIFSPPHLRATLFGSALCTGMLGGYYAITTWLPTYLKTVRHLSVFNTSGYLVVLIVGSFVGYVVGAILSDRLGRRASFILFAIGSFSLGMAYTMLPITDTAMLLLGFPLGIVVQGIFAGVGAYLSELYPGAIRGSGQGFCYNLGRGLGSFFPILVGALSQSMSLVKAIGLVAGGGYLLVIVAALVLPETRGKSLVDDPAVAS; from the coding sequence ATGCAGGCATTCCAGTGGTTCAACGAGCTGTCGACGCGCGAGCGCAGGACGCTGTACGCCGGCTTCGGCGGCTACGCGGTCGATGCGTTCGACTTCATGATCTATTCGTTCCTGATTCCGACGCTGATCGCCACCTGGGGCATGACGAAGAGCGAGGCCGGGATGATCGCGACGAGCTCGCTGATCTCGTCGGCGCTCGGCGGCTGGGTCGCCGGCATCCTTGCCGACCGCTACGGCCGCGTACGCGTGCTGCAGTGGACGATCGCGACGTTCGCGCTGTTCACCTGCCTGTCCGGCTTCACCCATTCGTTCTGGCAGCTGCTCGCGACGCGCACGCTGCAGGGCTTCGGCTTCGGCGGCGAATGGTCGGTCGTGACGATCATGATGGCCGAGACGATCCGCTCGCCCGAGCATCGCGGGAAAGCGGTCGGCACCGTGCAGAGCAGCTGGTCGTTCGGCTGGGGCGCGGCCGCGGTCCTCTACTGGGCGTTCTTCGCGCTGCTGCCCGAGCAGGTCGCATGGCGCGCGTGCTTCTGGATCGGCATCCTGCCCGCGCTGTGGATCCTGTACATCCGCCGCAACGTCAGCGATCCGGACATCTACACGGCCACCCGCCGCGCGCGCGACGAAGGCCGCGTGTCGGGCCACTTCCTCGAGATCTTCTCGCCGCCGCACCTGCGCGCAACGCTGTTCGGCAGCGCGCTGTGCACCGGGATGCTCGGCGGCTACTACGCGATCACGACGTGGCTGCCCACCTACCTGAAAACCGTCCGCCACCTGTCGGTGTTCAACACGAGCGGCTATCTCGTCGTGCTGATCGTCGGCTCGTTCGTCGGCTATGTGGTCGGCGCGATCCTGTCCGACCGGCTCGGCCGCCGCGCGTCGTTCATCCTGTTCGCGATCGGCTCGTTCTCGCTCGGCATGGCGTACACGATGCTGCCGATCACCGACACCGCGATGCTGCTGCTCGGCTTCCCGCTCGGCATCGTCGTGCAGGGGATCTTCGCGGGCGTCGGCGCTTATCTGTCGGAGCTGTATCCGGGCGCGATCCGCGGCTCGGGCCAGGGCTTCTGCTACAACCTCGGGCGCGGGCTCGGCTCGTTCTTCCCGATTCTCGTCGGCGCGCTGTCGCAGTCGATGTCGCTCGTAAAGGCGATCGGCCTCGTGGCCGGCGGCGGCTACCTGCTCGTGATCGTCGCCGCGCTCGTGCTGCCGGAAACGCGCGGCAAGTCGCTCGTCGACGATCCTGCCGTCGCGTCGTGA
- a CDS encoding SDR family NAD(P)-dependent oxidoreductase — protein sequence MSARAAHTARIALITGAGSGIGAALARRLAAPGIALALHARGADEAARARLTEVARSCTAAGAACVTLTGDLGEPGVAASLVEATATHFGGLDHLIANAGFAARQSFSGLSADALASAFAAMPGAFSALAGRARPLLEASVAPRIVAVSSFVAHRYRADAPFAATAAAKAALESLVRSAAAEFAARGITVNAVAPGFTRKDHGPSAGNAAAWAQAEQATPLGRIAEPDDVAALIAFLLSDAARQITGQVVHVDGGLTL from the coding sequence TTGAGCGCACGCGCCGCGCACACCGCACGGATCGCGCTGATCACCGGCGCGGGTTCCGGGATCGGCGCGGCGCTCGCGCGGCGGCTTGCGGCACCCGGTATCGCGCTGGCGCTGCACGCGCGCGGCGCGGACGAAGCGGCGCGCGCACGGCTCACCGAAGTTGCTCGCTCATGCACGGCGGCCGGCGCGGCGTGCGTCACGCTTACCGGCGATCTCGGTGAGCCGGGCGTCGCCGCGTCGCTCGTCGAGGCGACCGCCACGCACTTCGGCGGGCTCGATCATCTCATCGCCAATGCCGGCTTCGCCGCGCGGCAATCCTTTTCCGGTCTTTCCGCGGATGCGCTCGCGTCGGCCTTCGCGGCGATGCCCGGCGCGTTCTCCGCGCTCGCGGGCCGCGCGCGGCCGCTGCTCGAAGCGTCGGTTGCGCCGCGGATCGTCGCGGTCAGCTCGTTCGTCGCGCACCGCTACCGCGCCGACGCGCCGTTCGCGGCCACCGCCGCGGCGAAGGCCGCGCTCGAATCGCTCGTGCGCTCCGCCGCCGCCGAATTCGCCGCCCGCGGCATCACCGTCAACGCGGTCGCGCCCGGCTTCACGCGCAAGGACCACGGGCCGAGCGCCGGCAATGCCGCCGCATGGGCGCAGGCCGAACAGGCGACACCGCTCGGCCGGATCGCCGAACCCGACGATGTGGCCGCGCTGATCGCGTTCCTGCTGTCGGACGCCGCGCGGCAGATCACCGGGCAGGTCGTGCATGTCGACGGTGGCCTGACGCTCTGA